The Pueribacillus theae genome contains a region encoding:
- a CDS encoding rhodanese-like domain-containing protein, protein MKVFVIAGIILVGLMDCYYSVKGGDTVSQVPKIVNTEWLAERLDDPKLRILDATLFLEPNKKGPYRLSSGKEAYEKEHIQGAVFADILNELSDPDAKYPMTVPPRDRFVNKMSELGVGDGTT, encoded by the coding sequence GTGAAAGTATTTGTCATAGCGGGAATTATTTTAGTGGGACTCATGGACTGTTATTATTCTGTTAAAGGCGGAGATACAGTGAGCCAAGTACCGAAAATTGTCAACACAGAATGGCTGGCGGAAAGATTAGATGATCCGAAGTTAAGAATTTTGGATGCGACGTTGTTTTTGGAACCGAATAAAAAAGGCCCCTATAGGCTTTCTTCCGGAAAAGAAGCATATGAGAAGGAGCATATTCAAGGGGCAGTGTTTGCGGACATTTTGAATGAACTTTCTGATCCTGATGCAAAGTATCCGATGACTGTTCCTCCAAGAGATAGATTTGTAAATAAAATGAGTGAACTTGGGGTCGGAGATGGCACCACTTGA